The stretch of DNA CCTCGGGCATGCCGGGCGTCGAGACGATGCTCCCCCTCCTCATGGCAGAGGTTTTTGCCGGGAGGATCACGCTGGAATCGGTGATCGAGAAGACTTCTTCCAACCCGGCCCGGATCCTCGGCATCCCGAAGGCCGGGTTTGAGCCCGGCGACCGGGCGGACTTCGCCCTCTATCCCCGGGAGACGGTGCAGATCGATCCCGATGCGCTCCACACGAAATGCCGGTGGACGCCGTTCGAGGGTATGGCAGCGGTGTTCCCGGAGATCGTGGTGATGGGCGGGCGTTGTGCCGTGAGGGACGGTGACCTCCTCTCCTGCCGCGGAGAGTGGATCAGAGGGAAGGGCTATTATCCCCGGGGCGCCCAATAGATCTGTGCCGATACATGCACATCCATAGGTCCCCGGGCGATCGACTGGCAGAGCCTGGATATGAGCTTCGGGACAACCCGGATGTGCGACAGGCGCGCCCGGCGCATGGGTTATACCGGCGAGGTACGGCACAAGCCACCGATGAACAACGGTTGTTAGCGCCGGGCGACACGGAGATGACTGATGCCGCCTCTGGAAGATGCCGTTTCCGGTTCAGACGACCATGCCGTGATCACGCTCGATGTTTCGGCCGGTTCGAAAAAAGACTCTTTTCCGTCAGGCTATAATCCCTGGCGCAGTGCCGTCGAGTGTCATGTCTCAGCGCCTGCCGTCGGGGGAAAGGCGAATAAAGCAATCATCGGCCTTGTCGCAGAGGCATTTGGCGTCCAGAAATCAGCGGTGCATATCCTTTCGGGCACCACCTCGACGGTCAAAAGAGTGGAGATCAGGGGTCTGTCGAGGCTCCAGGCCATCACGGTGTTAAAAGGCTATATTTCTGTTTAATACTGGAATATCCTCGGTTTTTGCAGATTTTCCCGTGGGGTGCATGTATAAGTACTTGGGGAATATATCTACTATTGTTATCTATGGGCTGTCATAGTATTACTGATATGACATATCCTGGAGGCTTATTATGTATTCATCAGATACGACCAAGTATCTCATTCACATCAATCTTCATGCAGAGGGGGTGGTCGAGAAACCTGATGTAGTCGGCGCTATATTTGGCCAGACTGAAGGGTTGCTCGGCGAAGACCTCGACCTGCGCGATCTCCAGCGGACCGGGCGGATTGGGCGTATAGACGTCCACATAACGAGCAAAAAAGGAGAGACGCGCGGCGAGATACTGATATCTTCATCCCTTGACAGAGCGGAGACTGCAATTCTTGCGGCCTCTCTGGAGACGATCGACCGTGTCGGGCCGTGCATCGCACATGCATCGGTCGAGCGGATCGAGGACAT from Methanofollis liminatans DSM 4140 encodes:
- a CDS encoding DUF167 domain-containing protein, coding for MPPLEDAVSGSDDHAVITLDVSAGSKKDSFPSGYNPWRSAVECHVSAPAVGGKANKAIIGLVAEAFGVQKSAVHILSGTTSTVKRVEIRGLSRLQAITVLKGYISV